A genomic segment from Gossypium hirsutum isolate 1008001.06 chromosome D04, Gossypium_hirsutum_v2.1, whole genome shotgun sequence encodes:
- the LOC107926060 gene encoding protein-tyrosine-phosphatase MKP1, translating into MVGKEDPPASPRAPSCQLSSSRKMFWRSASWSSSRTSGQIPLTEDKDLGAGSNGNDGINNGQTRRFPPPPLTPRSQQNCKARSCLPPLQPLSIARRSLDEWPKAGSDDLGEWPQPPTPSGNKSGERLKLDLSSIQRNNDKNGGLVKRDKIAFFDKECSKVAEHIYLGGDAVAKDREILKKNGITHVLNCVGFVCPEYFKADFVYRTLWLQDSPSEDITSILYDVFDYFEDVRELGGRVFVHCCQGVSRSTSLVIAYLMWRERQSFDDAFQYVKAARGIADPNMGFACQLLQCQKRVHAFPLSPSSLLRMYRIAPHSPYDPLHLVPKMLNDPSPSGLDSRGAFIVHIPSAIYIWIGKNCESIMERDARGAVCQIVRYERVQGPVIVIKEGEEPAYFWNAFSNFLPLMDKSGNKVEVGESAIKICLGERKVDAYNVDFEIFQKAIKGGFVPPFASSENEHETHLPARESSWSMLRRKFASGIMKEFVSAPKILLSRVYSDSMMVVHASSPSSASSSSSSSSSPPYLSPDSISSDSSTCSKYFSESSLDSPSAVLYSLPVSSTLSNFSNLSLISSRSSLHPKINSSEIASVNLTSQPCSKSAFSQLKKVSPSLAERRGSLSKSLKLPVMSDSIRGTNDRSCFLVKQDGVRIDNNTSSSCESDIEIVFDSKRGVRNGRDILVQGSGLKISPGRLANVGQHDSESTFVNSCCESPRNHPPQDGLLSAVPNRMEEIIPACTGVVQPLVCHWPSIEKMTNFTRSDLDSKSAFAIFLPTAAVDENKDRILYFWIGRSFHLEKRSIQLDSSRVVGDREDIDWNQVAYDVLTKVGLPNDTPVKIVKEDEEPMEFLMLLRTL; encoded by the exons CTCCTGCTAGTCCTAGGGCTCCATCGTGCCAGCTTTCAAGCTCGCGAAAAATGTTTTGGCGTTCAGCTTCGTGGTCCTCTTCCCGGACGAGTGGTCAAATTCCCTTAACTGAGGACAAAGATCTAGGAGCAGGTTCTAATGGTAATGATGGTATTAATAATGGGCAAACTCGCCggtttcctcctcctcctttaaCTCCGCGTTCTCAACAGAATTGTAAGGCCAGGTCATGTTTGCCACCTTTGCAGCCACTGTCAATTGCACGAAGGAGTTTGGATGAGTGGCCGAAAGCCGGTTCTGATGACCTTGGTGAGTGGCCACAACCGCCAACCCCAAGTGGGAACAAGAGTGGGGAGAGGTTAAAGCTTGATTTATCATCAATTCAGCGGAATAATGATAAGAATGGCGGGCTTGTAAAGAGGGATAAGATTGCTTTCTTTGATAAAGAATGCTCGAAAGTGGCAGAACATATTTATCTTGGTGGAGATGCTGTTGCAAAGGACAGGGAAATACTTAAAAAGAATGGTATTACTCATGTTTTAAATTGTGTTGGGTTTGTTTGTCCAGAGTATTTCAAGGCTGATTTTGTGTACAGAACTTTGTGGTTGCAAGATAGTCCATCGGAAGATATTACTAGCATACTTTATGatgtttttgattattttgaggaTGTTCGGGAACTGGGTGGAAGGGTTTTCGTTCATTGCTGCCAGGGGGTATCGAGGTCCACATCGTTGGTGATAGCATATCTTATGTGGAGAGAGAGACAGAGTTTCGATGATGCCTTTCAGTACGTAAAGGCTGCAAGAGGAATTGCTGATCCAAATATGGGTTTCGCTTGCCAGTTGTTACAGTGCCAAAAGAGGGTCCATGCATTCCCTTTGAGCCCTAGTTCCTTGTTGAGGATGTATAGAATTGCACCTCATTCTCCTTATGATCCTTTGCACCTAGTCCCTAAAATGCTGAATGATCCATCTCCTTCGGGTCTAGATTCTCGAGGTGCATTTATTGTTCATATACCTTCTGCAATATATATTTGGATTGGTAAAAACTGTGAATCTATCATGGAAAGAGATGCGCGAGGTGCTGTTTGTCAGATTGTTCGGTATGAGAGAGTGCAGGGACCGGTAATAGTGATCAAGGAAGGAGAAGAACCGGCTTATTTTTGGAATGCATTTTCAAACTTTCTACCATTGATGGATAAATCTGGAAACAAAGTTGAGGTAGGGGAGTCGGCAATTAAAATTTGCTTGGGTGAGAGGAAAGTGGATGCGTATAATGTTGATTTCGAGATTTTTCAGAAGGCTATAAAGGGTGGCTTTGTCCCTCCATTTGCTTCATCCGAGAATGAACATGAAACCCACCTTCCTGCGAGAGAAAGCAGTTGGAGTATGCTTCGACGTAAGTTTGCCTCTGGCATAATGAAGGAGTTTGTCTCGGCACCGAAGATATTACTCTCCAGGGTTTATTCAGATTCCATGATGGTAGTTCATGCATCATCACCGTCATCGGCATCATCCTCTTCGTCTTCTTCTTCCTCACCTCCTTATCTCTCTCCAGATTCCATCTCTTCCGATTCCAGTACTTGCTCAAAGTACTTTTCTGAATCCTCTCTGGATTCACCTTCAGCTGTTTTGTATTCTCTTCCGGTTTCTTCGACTTTGTCTAACTTTTCTAATTTGTCTCTCATTTCATCCCGAAGTTCTCTGCACCCCAAAATTAATAGCTCAGAAATTGCCAGTGTCAATCTCACTTCTCAACCTTGTTCAAAATCTGCATTTTCACAGCTAAAAAAGGTTTCACCTTCCCTTGCTGAACGCCGAGGTAGTTTGTCAAAGTCTCTCAAGCTGCCAGTGATGAGCGATAGTATAAGAGGAACAAACGATCGGTCATGTTTTCTTGTTAAGCAAGATGGGGTTCGGATAGATAACAATACCAGCTCATCATGTGAATCAGATATTGAAATTGTCTTTGACTCCAAGCGTGGTGTTAGAAATGGTAGGGATATTTTGGTTCAAGGTTCTGGTTTGAAGATATCCCCAGGTAGACTAGCTAATGTTGGCCAACATGATTCTGAATCTACTTTTGTTAATAGTTGTTGTGAAAGTCCAAGAAACCATCCTCCTCAGGATGGTCTCCTGTCTGCTGTTCCAAACAGGATGGAGGAAATTATTCCAGCTTGCACAGGTGTAGTTCAGCCTTTAGTATGCCACTGGCCCAGTATAGAGAAGATGACAAATTTTACTAGAAGTGATCTAGATTCAAAGTCCGCTTTTGCAATTTTTTTGCCGACTGCAGCTGTAGACGAAAACAAAGATAGGATTCTATATTTTTGGATAGGAAGATCCTTTCATCTTGAAAAAAGATCAATTCAACTAGATAGCAGCAGAGTGGTAGGGGATAGAGAAGATATCGACTGGAACCAAGTTGCTTATGATGTACTCACAAAAGTGGGTCTTCCGAATGATACCCCTGTTAAG ATTGTCAAAGAAGATGAAGAACCAATGGAATTTCTTATGTTGCTGAGGACATTGTAG